CGTCTTAAACCTTTGGATACCGCTGCCTCCTGTGAAACAGTTTTCTTAATCGTTGCTGATCCAAGTTCAGAAGTCGTCTCCCTGAAGTCAAAATGTTGATAAGATATGACTGTTTCTGGTGTTTGTGGACTGACGTCAGAGTTACAGAGAGATGAAGTTGCACTCCGCTGTGCAGTTTCACTTTGAATCCACATGTCTGGGTCATTCTCAGATGGGGAGAGTAGTTCTTTCTTGAAGTCATGACTGTCATCTATGAGAGGTTCAGTAGTTATATCCAGCTGTGTACGTACTTCTTCCTCCTCAGGACAATATTCATCTTCCTGATCATCACAATGATCTCCTAAGGTTTCTGGTATTTGCTCTGGAGATTCTAATAGTTGCAGATGTTGTTGGGAATCAGTTTGTTGGTCTATCCTAGGATCAGCTTCAGGCTCTGAAGGTTGCTGTAGGGTGCTGTTGGTACTACATTGTTCTTGATTTAAAATTGTGAGCTCATGATGGGTAGACGACTGCAGTGATGCAGGAGGAGAGGTTTCAACAACTTCTTCAAGTTGCTCTACTACTCTGTGGCTTTGCAATGATGGCATTGGATCCAAATCACTATGTATTTCTGAAGTAGGAAATACCTGATCTGATTCTGGAGAGTCCTTAATGAGGTCTGGAGTCACTCTTGAAACCCCTGGGTTCACTTCAACACTTTGTGAGACAGCTTCATTAGCCTCTCTTAGAAGAGAATAAGGGGAAAATAAAGGACTAATATTTTGGTCAATTGTTTGATTGCTCTCAGGAACCAAAATACCAACTTCAGATGGTTTGTCTTCATGACATGAAGAAGACTGCATGGTGTCTGAAGTTTCATCAGATTCAACGAAATGTGCCTCTAATGATTTTTCATTGCTTTCTAAATCACTTTTTTCATATACAGGTGACAGTTGATCAAGACACACAGAACTTTCATCTTGACACTTTTGTTCTTGGAGTtgagtttcttcttcttcttgacTCACTGGTGAGGTGTGTTGCAGTAGGTCGGGTACTGTGTGTTCAGGTTCAACTGTTGGTAAAACAACTGAATTTTCACTTGATGAAAGTCTTGCAATAGATAGCTGACTGAAATCAAAGACATTTTGAGATGCCTTTGCTGATTGTTGGTGGAATTCTGACTGACTCTTTAAAATGATTGGTGATGAAGAGAGACAAGCATTTTCATCATCTGATACGTCACACTGAGCTTGAATTTCCTCCTCAGATTCTGCAGAAACCTATCGGATAAATTATATGAGGCATGGAAAGTATGACAAGGGAAAAGAGATGACATTGATGGGATACTTACAACCAGTGTGAGACAAACAACAAACCAATAGAGCACACGCAATGATCGTGAGTTCAGTTCAGAAacatatataatcatttatcaTTCATATAATCAGTCCCTGTGGAAGGTTTCTTGTCTGGTGTTGGTAATTGGTAAATGGTATTGAGACATTTGGGACATGACCCTTTTAATTATGTTTCAAATGCACAATGCCTTAAACTTACATCTTCATCTGCAGCTTCCTTTGTAGATTCTTTTTTGAACTCTTGAAACAGCCATGGATTGGTGAAGCTGTCCCTAGGAGACATTGATAGTGGAAAGTGAATGACTAGGAGGTGTACTAACAGAAGACTGATTAACTGAAAGTCGGTCTATTTGTCACTCACTGGTTGATCTCCAGTTCTTCCATCATATCTCCATGAATGCTCTCTGAATGGGCATTTCCCATTGTTTCAGCCCATGATGGAATGTCAAGGAGAGAGGCCACAGATAAGTCTTCTTCTGAAACAGCTGGAGGATGCCTTTGTGAAGTCTCCACTCTCCGCACCACACGAAGACTGTCACCATCTTCTTGGACCGAGGAGAGAGCTGCAAAAAACAGAACATTCTCTTTCACAGTGTAAAGACTAAGACTAAGGTTTGTTTTTAGGATCGAAATCTTGTGTAAAACAAGAATTTGCTGAATGTCCTACCTTCACTGTGGTCCAGAGTCCTTTCAATCTCTGCATATGTTCTTGAGGTTTGCTCCTGAACTGACTTGTGCATTTGAATCTCAATAAGATGGACAATGTCCATGCGATTTATTTTAGTCAGTCTTTTAATCAATGTATCTTCTGTGGAATTTGAGACATAATTAgaatctaaaaattaaaatggactTCAGGCACTTgggttttttatgcattatatgacttgacttttttaaagaataaataagtaCAAGACTTACCAGTTGCATGCTTTCCTTCTCTATCTACCCAGCGCTGTAAAAGAGCATGACTCTGCTCTTGCAGTGAATTTGGATTTTCAGCACGCACTTGCTGAATCTCATCTTCATTGAACTCCAGCTCTTTGGCCAGCTCTGAAATCAGATTAATGAAcatgcttttaataaaaaacatatccACTTATAGGTTTGAATTGTGGTGACATTCTGTTTACATCTTCAAATGTGAGTGGTGCTTACTTGCCCCCAGGATGCTAGAGTTTTGTGAGAAGTTGCTAAAGTTTTGTTATGCTGTTGCTACTGTATTCTTGGTGGTTTTTAGTATTTGATATTGACATACTCACCTGTCCAACTAAAACCTAAAAGGTCAGCAATGATGGCCAGAGTCTCTTCTTTCCTATCTGCATCATCATGCCAGTCCACTGTAAACATCAGTCAgagtatttttcattaattcttAATGATATGCATTTCAACACAAAAACCTTCAAACATCAAATTCCTTTTCATTTGTGAGATGAACTACTTGGACTATGTGAATTATTTCTGACTTTGTATTACAAGATATTTGTGATATAACGTAAATATGTGAGTAGAGTTATTAAGTGTTAATCTTTTTGTAAATCATTTAAACCTCTGACTGTGGCaacaaaaatgttaactgaaGCTAGGTTGGTAAACACGGTGACTGAACATCTGTTGAAGTAATATATGCCATAACATTCTTTAAACTTCTTACACAAAAAGCGCCCTTATCATGGTTGTTTCATAATTCCTAAGAGGACACGTGCAGTAGTTAGCATGCATTGCATAGGAAACTGGATTATTAGCAACCAAATAAAGACAACCAATCTTGAGATTTCAGTTTTCATGTACACACTGATatgcaaatgaataaaacatgacataaaaagtcacaaaacatgacacacaaacacagacatacAAGAAAACATTGAGATGAGACaaagtacagcacaaaacacaagacgACACAGAAcaagaaataaaactaaaaaaataaataaataaataaagagactTGCATGGAGTAAAATCTGGAGTAGGTAATACGGGGGGCAAGTGCCAAGTAGAGGTACCTTTACTTTGGTCTGGGGTAGTGCTGTCTGAGATTCTCTGCATCTGTGTCTCCACACAATCTTCCCAGTTGGGCCTTGACTCAAAGACATCATCGCCTATGGACGGGGGTCGATTTGCTTTTGAACTACTTTCTGTCCCTAACTCAACAGAGGCACTGTCTCCTTTGGTTTCATCACACTCTGTGCTCCTCGAAGAGTCCAAATCCTGAGAGAACTCGGGAGGAAGTTCAGGTTGACTGGACACAACATACTCTAGGTCAGGAGACTGTGTTGGTGAAACAGGCATCTGGGAGGATGAAGTCTTTGGTTTGGTGTAGCTGCTGTCTATTGTAGTGTGAATTTCCACAACAGACATGGACCATTCTGAGTCACCAATATCTGCTTCAGATTTGGGCCTTTGATTCTGTTCAATGGAGTCCCCTTGTTCTAAAATTTGGTCAAAGCTGGCTGCTTTCACAGCTATTTTTGGTTTAGATGTTGTgtcctcaatttcaaaaacaatgtccttggatggagtgtagattgaagGTGATGTCTGGAATTGCTGTTGACTAACAGTATAAACTGAGGCACTAGAGGAAACTGTAGATGCTTGGGTGGATATGGGCATTTCGACAACAGAATGCTGTTCATCTTCCACCGAAGAGTCAGAGGATTCTGGGTCTTGTTCGGAATAAACCGTTCGTGTTACTGTATAAGTGGCTGTGTCAACATTCGGTATCAGTGTGTCTTCACAGATTCCATTATCCTCTGTGGGACTCTTTGGTTCACTTTGGATAGGAAAATCATTCCGCTCTGGATGTTCTGGTTCCAGTACACTCTTGGTACCAGTTTTACTAAAGCCATCAGACTTTGCCTCATCTTCCTCAGCAACTCTGTCTTGATGCACTAAACCATCAGTAGGCATCTCTAATGAAGCTACTGCAACAGATTCACTAGCACTGAAATCGACTTGTTCAAATTCTTCACTTGAATCTTCATTTATCGGAAAAAAGAacctttcttcttcttcctccatGGTCCTTTTGGTCATGTCAATAGCACCACCTCTGGTCATCTCAAATAGTTTTCCCTCTTGGAACAGGAAAGGATTTGGTGTCCCCTCTTCGGTAGGGGTGCGTCCTGGAGTTGTGTCGGGTGTGGTTCCATGGGAACGTCTGTCTGCACACAGAGCAAGTATTTTCTGTTCCTCAGCTTCAATTTTTGCATTGAATGCCTCGTCGTCATCCACTTCAGCACTCCAGGGAACCAAGTCTCTCGGAATAGATACTGGGAATTCTTCTGGCTCCTCTTCATTGTCCTTTTGATGAATACATACATCTGGCTGGGATTCATCCTGACCTTCATTTGTAGCAGTGGTAATACCTACAATGTCGATGGAAGAAACTGGTTCAAGCACTTTTTCAGAAGTTGTGCTCTCATCAGAATCAGACTTGGAATCAACATCACCGTCAATCGCAATGCCCATTTTGCTCTCTGCTGAAGTAACAATGAGATGTTCCTCAGTTGTAGTCTCACCAAACTCTATACTATGGTACTCTGAAGGTAACTGTTCATAGTCTTCCTCCTTGTTCTTAACATGTGTTTGCATAGATGGCATGTCTATGCATGTCGGTAAATGGGTTTCTTCCTCCTCCATTTTGTCTGTGGACTCTAAAACCTCAGTGGCTTCTCCTGAGACCTTGTGAGTTGATTCCTCCAACTCAGGGCTGTCATAATCATCTTCTGACAATGAAGAATGTAAGGGTAATACTGGGGCAGATTCAGCAGGGCTCTCGGTTAATATTGTGTTAAAGTCTAGTGAACTTTCATGTGGTGACAGCACTTCTTCTTTTGGTTGTATAGAAACacaatcaaaatcaaattttacctttttaactTTTGCATCCTTTTCCATTTCatcaaatgttttgatttttgcaGCCATTTTAAACATCTCTTCTTCTGGAGTGAACTGCCTTTGTAAAGCATCAAAGTCATGAAGATCTCCACTTTCAAACATCTTTTCTTTTTGCTCGAGGGTCATGCGCTGCGTATCTAAGGTCTCATGGGACCCTTGGGATGACTCACtttctaaataaatgttttgtttagaaACTATTCCTTTTTCCCTGGAGTCAGAAATGAAAGTCTGACTTGTTGAGAAGACCCTTTCAGTGTAACTCAGTTGACCAGATTCTTGACCAGTGGGACTGCCCTCTAAAGAGTCTTGACATGGAGACTCCTTGGTTGGGCTTGGCTCAATAGAGTCTGGTGATTTTTGGGATGATCCATCTTCTCTCGTGGGAGTAGTTTCAAGCGAGTCTTTTCTACAGAGCATTTTAGAGTCACTCATGGTTTCAGGCTGCAGAGAATCCAAACTAGAAGGTCTCTCTGGTGCATCTTCACTGTGGTGGCTATATTGTGGTATCTTCTCATGCTCAGTAATTACATCTGATTTTATCAGCGAAATACTATCTGTATAGGTTAAATCACTTTTCATATCATGAATTATTGTCTTTGAATTATCAGAGGAGGGTGACTCAGTTTTGGTGGATGGAGAGGGTGAATCCATCTTAGAATCATCACTGGATGGTGACTCAATTTTAGGAAATAAGGAAGATGATTCAATCTTAGAATCATAAGGTGATTCAGTCTTGCTTTTTATGGAAGTTACTGAACATGATTCACTCTCGTCACTCTCCACTTTTTCATGTGACGTCACCAAACTTGATTGGTGAGTTGTCTCCTGATCCCCTGGATATGTATCTTCTGTTTCTTTACTAGTCGTCCTGGTAGAAAAAACAAGGACTTCAGGACTATTTTGAGGGGTTTCAGCAAGTCCCTCATGTTTCTCACTGTCACCTGTGCTGGAGTGAGGAGTCCTTGTCCCTATGTCACTATTGCCAGGAGAGTCTGCCAATGCCTCATGTTTGTCACTATCAGGACTTTCTTCCAATGCTCCATCATGTATTTCACTTTGACACAAGGGCTCACCTTGCACCATTGCAGTAGCAAATGCTGTGATTATGTTTGATTTACTTGGATCCACTTCTGCCTGGTGTACCTGCTCCTCATCTTCCAAAGGAAGGCCATCATTATACATGAAATAATGTTTACTTGTTTCACCTGAAGTTCGCCTATAGAGCTGATATTTAGGATTGTCCTCAAGTTCTGCCTTAATATCTGCACTGAAATCCTCTGATGGTTTCCGGTCTGGGCTGATCTGAGGTTCCACAGACAATCTCCTGTTCTGGTAATCTTCATAATATGTTCTCTCAGGTGTCAACCCTGGGTCTTCGTTGCCTAACAGTTCAGAACATATCTGTTGTTGCTCAGTATCAAATCTACCTCGTTCCTGAGATGGTTTTCCATTTTGGTCATTTGATATATGTTTAGAGAGCAGGTCTTCTTCAGGCCTTTCCTCTTCAAAGTTAAAGATAATGCTGGAAGTTACAGCTTGATCACCTTTGATTTGGATAGCTGTAACTGCTCTGTCTTGTAAATGTTGGGATGTTATGCTGATTTGACTCTCATATGTTGGAGAAACCTGCATCACATCAGAACTTGTTTCAGAGGTTACAGTTGTAATTGCTCTTTCTGGGAAATGCTGGGTCAATTCTGTAATTTGGTTATCATATGTTGGAGGAACCTGCATCACATCAGAACTTGTTTCAGAGGTTACAGTTGTAATTGCTCTGTCTTGAAAATGTTGGGATGTTATGCTGATTTGACTCTCATATGTTGGAGAAACCTGCATCACATCAGAACTTGTTTCAGAGGTTACAGTTGTAATTGCTCTTTCTGGGAAATGCTGGGTTAATTCTGTAATTTGGTTATCATATGTTGGAGGAACCTGCATCACATCAGAACTTGTTTCAGAGGTTACAGTTGTAATTGCTCTGTCTTGAAAATGTTGGGATGTTATGCTGATTTGACTCTCATATGTTGGAGAAACCTGCATCCCATCAGAACTTGCTTCAGAGGTTTCAGATGTAATTACACTTTCTCGGAAATGCTGGGTTGATTCTGTAATTTGGTTATCATATATTGGAGGAACCTGCATCACATCAGAACTTGTTTCAGAGGTTACAGTTGTAATTGTTCTGTCTTGAAAATGTTGGGATGTTATGCTGATTTGACTCTCATATGTTGGAGGAACCTGCATCACATCAGAACTTGTTTCAGAGGTTACAGTTGAAATTGCTCTTTCTGGGAAATGCCGGGTTGATTCTGTAATTTGGTTATCATATGTTGGAGGAACCTGCATCACATCAGAACTTGTTTCAGAGGTTACAGTTGTAATTGCTCTTTCTGGGAAATGCTGGGTCAATTCTGTAATTTGGTTATCATATGTTGGAGGAACCTGCATCACATCAGAACTTGTTTCAGAGGTTACAGTTGTAATTGCTCTGTCTTGAAAATGTTGGGATGTTATGCTGATTTGACTCTCATATGTTGGAGAAACCTGCATCACATCAGAACTTGTTTCAGAGGTTACTGTTGTAATTGCTCTTTCTGGGAAATGCTGGGTCAATTCTGTAATTTGGTTATCATATATTGGAGGAACCTGGATCACATCAGAACTTGTTTCAGAGGTTACAGTTGTAATTGCTCTGTCTTGAAAATGTTGGGATGTTATGCTGATTTGACTCTCATATGTTGGAGAAACCTGCATCACATCAGAACTTGTTTCAGAGGTTACAGTTGTAATTGCTCTTTCTGGGAAATGCTGGGTCAATTCTGTATTTTGGTTATCATATATTGGAGGAACTTGGATCACATCAGAACTTGTTTCAGAGGTTACAGTTGTAATTGCTCTGTCTTGAAAATGTTGGGATGTTATGCTGATTTGACTCTCATATGTTGGAGAAACCTGCATCACATCAGAACTTGTTTCAGAGGTTACAGTTGTAATTGCTCTTTCTGGGAAATGCTGGGTCAATTCTGTAATTTGGTTATCATATGTTGGAGGAACTTGCATCACGTCAGAACTTGTTTCAGAGGTTAGAGTTGTAATTGCTCTGTCTTGTAAATGTTGGGATGTTATGCTGATGTGACTCTCATGTGTTGGAGAAACCTGCATCCCATCAGAACTTGCTTCAGAGGTTTCAGATGTAATTACCCTTTCTCGGAAATGCTGGGCTGATTCTGTAATTTGGTTATCATATGTTAGAGGAACCTGCATCACATCAGAACTTGTTTCAGAGGTTACAGCTGTAATTGCTCTGTCTTGTAAATATTGTGATGTTATGCTGATTTGACTCTCATATGTTGGAGAAACCTGCATCCCATCAGAACTTGTTTCAGAGGTTACAGTTGTAATTGCTCTTTCTGGGAAATGCTGGGTTGATTCTGTAATTTGGTTATCATATGTTGGAGGAACCTGCATCACATCAGAACTTGTTTCAGAGGTTACAGTTGTAATTGCTCTGTCTTGTAAATGTTGGGATGTTATGCTGATTGGACTCTCATGTGTTGGAGAAACCTGCATCACATCAGAACTTGTTTCAGAGGTTACAGTTGTAATTGCTCTTTCTGGGAAATGCTGGGTTGATTCTGTAATTTGGTTATCATATGTTGGAGGAACCTGCATCACATCAGAACTTGTTTCAGAGGTTACAGTTGTAATTGCTCTGTCTTGTAAATGTTGGGATGTTATGCTGATTGGACTCTCATATGTTGGAGGAACCTGCATCACATCAGAACTTGTTTCAGAGGTTACAGTTGTAATTGCTCTGTCTTGTAAATATTGTGATGTTATTCTGATTTGACTCTCATATGTTGGAGAAACCTGCATCACATCAGAACTTGTTTCAGAGGTTACAGTTGTAATTGCTCTTTCTGGGAAATGCTGGGTCGATTCTGTAATTTGGTTATCACATGTTGGAGGAGCCTGCATCACATCAGAACTTGTTTCAGAGGTTACAGTTGTAATTGCTCTGTCTTGTAAATGTTGGGATGTTATGCTGATTTGACTCTCATATGTTGGAGAAACCTGCATCACATCAGAACTTGATTCAGAGGTTTCAGATGTAATTATCCTTTCTCGGAAATGCTGGGTTGATTCTGTGATTTGGTTATCATATGTTGGAGGAACCTGCATCACGTCAGAACTTGTTTCAGAGGTTAGAGTTGTAATTGCTCTGTCTTGTAAATGTTGGGATGTTATGCTGATTTGACTCTCATATGTTGGAGGAACCTGCATCACATCAGAACTTGCTTCAGAGGTTTCAGATGTAATTACCCTTTCTCGGAAATGCTGGGTTGATTCAGTAATTTGGTTATCATATATTGGAGAAACCTGCATCACATCAGAACTTCCTTCAGAAGTTACAGTTTTAATGGCTCTTTCTTGTAAATGTTGGGTTGGCTCTGTAATTTGGTTATCAAATGTTAGGGGAATATGCACCACATTAGAACTTGACATTTCAGAGGCTACAGTTGTAACTGGTCTTTCTTGTAAACGCTGAGTTGTTACCATTGAGGGAACCTCATCAAAACATGCTGATTCAGAGGTTACAGTTGTAATTGCTTTATGTTCAAAAAGTCCAGACTTGCTTTTCGATGGATCCTGGCCAGTCTGAAATGCCTTCATCAGCTCTCTTACAGACATAGTTTCCTCTAGCCTTTCTGTCTGCGACTTTGGGGATCTGGGGGATTTTGGAGGAAGCTTGGCTGATTTTTCGATTTCTGATATCTGTACATATGACTTACTCTGGGACGTAGTCACTTTTTGGGATTTCCACTTTTGACTGTCCACCTCATTCTCTTCTTCGACCTTCTTCTGCAGTGCCTTAACCCTGTCCTTAATGGATCCAATTGGAGTTTCCACAACTCTAGGAGACACAGGAAGGGGTCCAAAGACAGATTCAGATCCACCAATAACCGCATCTTCATCAAGAGACTCCTCAGACTGACTCCTACTCATCCTTTCCAAGTCATCCTCTGAACTGCCACTTGCAAACTCCCGCTCTTTACGCTTTTTCCTTGCCGGCTTTTTGATTTCTGCTGGACGGTGTTTACCACGTTTCACAACAACCTCTGTAAAGGTTTCTTGGACGCTATCCACATCTTGTGAATCACTAAATGGTACAGGTGTCTCCTGCAGGCACTGTTCTAAGTCACTGCTGAGAAATGAAACCATATCTGAAATATCCCTCTTAGGAGAAGAATGGGATACAGTGTCTCTTGTGATTCGAACTTCCTGAATGAGTGCCTCTTGGATTTCAGTGCTTTTTTTGATGTTGGATTCCTCAACATCTGTCTCACTGAGAAGTACCCACTCCTCATCATCAATGGTTACAGATCTCCCAATAGCACCTTCCCTCTTTGTATCATCCATTGTTCCATCACGAAGGATCCCTTCTACCTTCTCTAAGTCCTCTTTCACTTTTTCAACAATTTCAAATGGCTCATCCACGTCCTCATCCCCAGCCTTGTCTGATCGCTCTCCAGGATCAGAGGAGCACGATCTTTCCAACTTTTCAGAGGTCA
This genomic window from Labeo rohita strain BAU-BD-2019 chromosome 1, IGBB_LRoh.1.0, whole genome shotgun sequence contains:
- the ank2a gene encoding ankyrin-2 isoform X6, with amino-acid sequence MSKSSAESQSRGGSVRDVRMASSNNTSPEGGSPPHQNRIRQSDSNTSFLRAARAGNIEKVLEFLKSGQDISTCNQNGLNALHLAAKEGHVELVEELLERGATVDSSTKKGNTALHIACLAGQKEVAKLLVKRGADVNSQSQNGFTPLYMAAQENHLEVVRYLLENGGNQSMATEDGFTPLAIALQQGHNQVVSLLLEHDTKGKVRLPALHIAARKDDTKSAALLLQNDHNADVQSKMMVNRTTESGFTPLHIAAHYGNVNVATLLLNRGAAVDFTARNGITPLHVASKRGNTNMIALLLDRGAQIDAKTRDGLTPLHCAARSGHDTAVEILLEKGAPILARTKNGLSPLHMSAQGDHVECVKHLLQHKAPVDDVTLDYLTALHVAAHCGHYRVTKLLLDKKANPNARALNGFTPLHIACKKNRVKVMELLVKYGASIQAITESGLTPIHVAAFMGHLNIVLLLLQNGASPDVCNIRGETALHMAARAGQMEVVRCLLRNGALVDAVAREDQTPLHIASRLGQTEIVQLLLQHMAHPDASTTNGYTPLHISAREGQMETAAVLLEAGASHSLATKKGFTPLHVAAKYGSLDVAKLLLQRRAVLDDSGKYGLTPLHVAAHYDNQQVAMMLLDKGASPHATAKNGYTPLHIAAKKNQTQIASALLQYGAETNALTKQGVSPLHLASQEGHTEMASLLLERGAHVNAATKSGLTPLHLTAQEDRVQAAEILVKHDANIDQQTKLGYTPLIVACHYGNVKMVNFLLQNGANVNAKTKNGYTPLHQAAQQGNTHIINVLLQHGAKPNAVTMNGNTALSIAKRLGYISVVDTLKVVTEEVITTTTTVTEKHKLNVPETMTEVLDVSDEEAQHQMEEELFTEVSMEIEGEDTMTGDGGEYLRAEDLRELGDDSLPGHYLDGMSYTHNLDRGEGMLIEDMIASHQINKVSAFSREHEKDSYRLSWGAEHLDNVVLTSTLLQSGRSTPCLDHDNSSFLVSFMVDARGGAMRGCRHNGLRIIVPPRKCSAPTRVTCRLVKRHRLASMPPMVEGEGLAGKIIEVGPTGAQFLGKLHLPTAPPPLNEGESLVSRILQLGPPGTKFLGPVIVEIPHFAALRGTERELVILRSETGESWREHHCEHTEEELNQILNGMDEELDTPEELEKKRICRIITRDFPQYFAVVSRIKQDSHLIGPEGGVLSSTLVPQVQAVFPEGALTKRIRVGLQAQPIGEDLVRKILGNKATFSPIVTLEPRRRKFHKPITMTIPVPKSPTSDGTNSTPTLRLLCSITGGTTPAQWEDITGSTPLTFINQCVSFTTNVSARFWLIDCRQIQESVNFSSQLYREIICVPYMAKFVIFAKTLDPIEARLRCFCMTDDKMDKTLEQQENFTEVARSRDVEVLEGKPIFADCFGNLVPLTKSGQHHVFSFYAFKENRLSLFIKIRDSTQEPCGRLSFTKEPRTYRSLNHNAICNLNICLPVYSKESDSDQDADEESEKTHDKYYDGSESTELSMLQIIHDPATLASPDLLSEVSDMKQDLIKVSVLLTSEKLERSCSSDPGERSDKAGDEDVDEPFEIVEKVKEDLEKVEGILRDGTMDDTKREGAIGRSVTIDDEEWVLLSETDVEESNIKKSTEIQEALIQEVRITRDTVSHSSPKRDISDMVSFLSSDLEQCLQETPVPFSDSQDVDSVQETFTEVVVKRGKHRPAEIKKPARKKRKEREFASGSSEDDLERMSRSQSEESLDEDAVIGGSESVFGPLPVSPRVVETPIGSIKDRVKALQKKVEEENEVDSQKWKSQKVTTSQSKSYVQISEIEKSAKLPPKSPRSPKSQTERLEETMSVRELMKAFQTGQDPSKSKSGLFEHKAITTVTSESACFDEVPSMVTTQRLQERPVTTVASEMSSSNVVHIPLTFDNQITEPTQHLQERAIKTVTSEGSSDVMQVSPIYDNQITESTQHFRERVITSETSEASSDVMQVPPTYESQISITSQHLQDRAITTLTSETSSDVMQVPPTYDNQITESTQHFRERIITSETSESSSDVMQVSPTYESQISITSQHLQDRAITTVTSETSSDVMQAPPTCDNQITESTQHFPERAITTVTSETSSDVMQVSPTYESQIRITSQYLQDRAITTVTSETSSDVMQVPPTYESPISITSQHLQDRAITTVTSETSSDVMQVPPTYDNQITESTQHFPERAITTVTSETSSDVMQVSPTHESPISITSQHLQDRAITTVTSETSSDVMQVPPTYDNQITESTQHFPERAITTVTSETSSDGMQVSPTYESQISITSQHFQDRAITTVTSETSSDVMQVPPTYDNQITELTQHFPERAITTVTSETSSDVMQVSPTYESQISITSQHLQDRAVTAIQIKGDQAVTSSIIFNFEEERPEEDLLSKHISNDQNGKPSQERGRFDTEQQQICSELLGNEDPGLTPERTYYEDYQNRRLSVEPQISPDRKPSEDFSADIKAELEDNPKYQLYRRTSGETSKHYFMYNDGLPLEDEEQVHQAEVDPSKSNIITAFATAMVQGEPLCQSEIHDGALEESPDSDKHEALADSPGNSDIGTRTPHSSTGDSEKHEGLAETPQNSPEVLVFSTRTTSKETEDTYPGDQETTHQSSLVTSHEKVESDESESCSVTSIKSKTESPYDSKIESSSLFPKIESPSSDDSKMDSPSPSTKTESPSSDNSKTIIHDMKSDLTYTDSISLIKSDVITEHEKIPQYSHHSEDAPERPSSLDSLQPETMSDSKMLCRKDSLETTPTREDGSSQKSPDSIEPSPTKESPCQDSLEGSPTGQESGQLSYTERVFSTSQTFISDSREKGIVSKQNIYLESESSQGSHETLDTQRMTLEQKEKMFESGDLHDFDALQRQFTPEEEMFKMAAKIKTFDEMEKDAKVKKVKFDFDCVSIQPKEEVLSPHESSLDFNTILTESPAESAPVLPLHSSLSEDDYDSPELEESTHKVSGEATEVLESTDKMEEEETHLPTCIDMPSMQTHVKNKEEDYEQLPSEYHSIEFGETTTEEHLIVTSAESKMGIAIDGDVDSKSDSDESTTSEKVLEPVSSIDIVGITTATNEGQDESQPDVCIHQKDNEEEPEEFPVSIPRDLVPWSAEVDDDEAFNAKIEAEEQKILALCADRRSHGTTPDTTPGRTPTEEGTPNPFLFQEGKLFEMTRGGAIDMTKRTMEEEEERFFFPINEDSSEEFEQVDFSASESVAVASLEMPTDGLVHQDRVAEEDEAKSDGFSKTGTKSVLEPEHPERNDFPIQSEPKSPTEDNGICEDTLIPNVDTATYTVTRTVYSEQDPESSDSSVEDEQHSVVEMPISTQASTVSSSASVYTVSQQQFQTSPSIYTPSKDIVFEIEDTTSKPKIAVKAASFDQILEQGDSIEQNQRPKSEADIGDSEWSMSVVEIHTTIDSSYTKPKTSSSQMPVSPTQSPDLEYVVSSQPELPPEFSQDLDSSRSTECDETKGDSASVELGTESSSKANRPPSIGDDVFESRPNWEDCVETQMQRISDSTTPDQSKVDWHDDADRKEETLAIIADLLGFSWTELAKELEFNEDEIQQVRAENPNSLQEQSHALLQRWVDREGKHATEDTLIKRLTKINRMDIVHLIEIQMHKSVQEQTSRTYAEIERTLDHSEALSSVQEDGDSLRVVRRVETSQRHPPAVSEEDLSVASLLDIPSWAETMGNAHSESIHGDMMEELEINQDSFTNPWLFQEFKKESTKEAADEDVSAESEEEIQAQCDVSDDENACLSSSPIILKSQSEFHQQSAKASQNVFDFSQLSIARLSSSENSVVLPTVEPEHTVPDLLQHTSPVSQEEEETQLQEQKCQDESSVCLDQLSPVYEKSDLESNEKSLEAHFVESDETSDTMQSSSCHEDKPSEVGILVPESNQTIDQNISPLFSPYSLLREANEAVSQSVEVNPGVSRVTPDLIKDSPESDQVFPTSEIHSDLDPMPSLQSHRVVEQLEEVVETSPPASLQSSTHHELTILNQEQCSTNSTLQQPSEPEADPRIDQQTDSQQHLQLLESPEQIPETLGDHCDDQEDEYCPEEEEVRTQLDITTEPLIDDSHDFKKELLSPSENDPDMWIQSETAQRSATSSLCNSDVSPQTPETVISYQHFDFRETTSELGSATIKKTVSQEAAVSKGLRRLHSESISSAAQKSEEKLIDRCLSESSEPLMLTLNMNSAPKEPVSQEAVLTLPLAQDGSGKALTSKDSRRLLSDSVISGATSLKSKEKHGARCLSDSSKHLVFSSNSVLEELKKTVHPEQPLADQPLSSETLILDVSQDTFTGELQSTVEKTSTESPTSQIYLSENVELDVPDVPKSAKVEKPKHKELLSIYQQHDDSDLETFFDCKQTVSDYSEAEEDEPWKGAMALSNKVLRSTVHELQQHPNVRSPPAYVLSRESPRWSIKSSDSEDFDDAPIIHEPNDDAEDKDVYFSCQQKSLESSAQTLQELPPRGGAEYNDDDDNDDDDLRREIDEALGVLSDSSDEEVLTTRVVRRRVIIQGDDVPDVPPQSVTEEQYTDAQGNLVVKKVTRKVIRRCVSSDGVETEQVRMEGSPQQPVSVARGDGYSKITKRTVLKSEGHQTEVTFHEQDGMSSSKGEPALGQEVRQVVQTTMVHGEQLEKHEGDPFLASDLPSARDDFTQALSYFGGFRKVQIPQVLEQKILQPDGSVIRRFERQAWRLCAN